GCTGCTTGCCTACAAGGCGCACTGGAAAAAGCTGACGCTCTGGGGTGATGGCATCCTGGCTGGCGTGCTGTTGCTGCTCGTCTTCATGCTGTCCGGCATGCTGGGTTTCCGCGCGGGCTGGCACTGGAGCTGGCCGAGCTGGTGGACGGGCAGCACGGCTGCGACGATCGGCATGCTGGTTTTCCTGGCAGTCGCCGTCGGCGCAGTCGCCTGGCTGCACTACAAGATCAGGAAGTTCGCCGCCGGCCGCGTCGTGCGGTTGATCGGCAAACAGTTTCCTGCCGGTCTCTACCGGAACCGCCTCGTCCGGGCGTTCCTGTTCAATACCCGACCCTGGCTGAGCATCTTCATCAAACACCCGATAGGCTGGGGGCAGGGCACCCGCAAACGCCTGCAGCGCATCGTTGGCGATGCCAACCAGTATGTGCAGACCCTGAACGACCACTTCACGGATCCATCAGGCAGCGTTGCGGCAGCGGTACCGCCGGCAGTGGTTGCGTCACTCTCGGTCGTGGAACCGGCCAGGACCCCCGCGCCGCTGACCAGCAAAGAGCCGCGCGGTTCGGTTCAGGGCTAGCTCAATCGCGGACCCGGCCTGGATGGTCCGGGGTGCTGCGCAGGTGGTTTTCTTACCTGCAAAATAAGAATAAATAACATATTGTTATGTCATATTTCCGATAAAATAAAATAACAGGCAGGCCGATACGGTGTGCGCGGCAGCCTGATTGGCCGAGACCGCCCCCCTTGCCAGGCCGCCGACGCTACCGCAATGACAGAACAGCTGCACACAGATCCCGCAGGGTCTGCCGACGACCAGCACTACCAGGCGCGCCTGGAGATACTGCTGGCGGATCGACCGGAGGACGAGCGGCGGGTCCTGGCCCGGGCTGCGCATCTGGCCTATGCCGCCCATCACGGTCAGCAGCGGGTATCCGGCGAACCATATTACCTGCACGTGCTGGCAGTCGCCGAGATCCTGGACGGCCTCAACCTCGACTACGAAACCCTGGCTGCCGCGATCCTGCACGATGTCGTAGAGGACACGGACACAACGCTGGAGGACATCACCCGCGAATTCGGGCCGGTGATCGCGCGTCTGGTCAGCGGCGTCACCAAGATGGAACGGATCGGGGATTTCCAGCAGTCGCTGTCCGCGGACAGCAAGCAGCAGCACCAGGCGGAGAGCCTGCGCAAGCTGTTGCTGGCGATGGCCGAGGATGTCCGCGTGGTACTGATCAAGCTGGCGGACCGGCTGCACAACATGCGTACGCTGCAGCACCTTGACAGTGCGCGCCGGGAGCGGATCGCCCGCGAAACCCGCGAAATCTATGCGCCGCTGGCCAACCGGCTGGGTATCTGGCAGATCAAGTGGGAACTCGAGGACCTGGCCCTGCGTCATCTCGAGCCGGACGCCTACCAGTCGCTCGCCAGGCAGCTCGCCGAGAAGCGTGCCGACAGGGAAGGCTACATCCAGCGGGTCATCGCCACCCTGGGAAACGAGCTGGCCGCGGCCGGTATCAAGGCGGCGATCTCCGGTCGGCCCAAGCACATCAACAGCATCTGGCGCAAGATGCAGCGCAAGCAGATCGACTTCGACCAGGTCTACGACATGCGGGCCGTGCGCATTCTGGTGGACGAGGAAAAGGACTGCTACGCGGCGCTGGGCGTGGTCCACGGGCTGTGGCGCCATATCCCGAAGGAATTCGACGACTATATCGCGAATCCGAAGGAGAACCTGTACCGGTCGCTGCATACCGCGGTAGTCGGTCCGGAGGGGCGGGCCCTGGAGGTGCAGATCCGGACCTACGACATGCATCGACACGCGGAACTGGGTGTTGCCGCGCACTGGCGCTACAAGGAAGGCGGCGGCTTCGATGCCGGCTACGAGGAAAAAATCGCCTGGTTGCGCCAGCTGCTGGAATGGAAGGACGAAGAGCACAGCGCCCATGACTTCGTCGATCGCTTCAAGTCCGAAGCCTTTCAGGAGCGGGTATACGTGCTGACACCGCAGGGCAGGATCATCGATCTGCCGCAGGGGGCGACACCGCTCGATTTCGCCTATGCGGTGCATACCGAGGTCGGTCATCGCTGTCGCGGCGCCAAGGTGAACGGCCGTATCGTACCGCTCACCTATCAACTGAAGAACGGCGAACAGGTCGAGGTCCTCACCGCGCGCCAGGGCAAGCCCAGCCGGGACTGGCTGAACGCGCACCAGGGCTACCTGGTGACCTCGCGGGCGAAGTCGCGGGTACGCGCCTGGTTCAAGCACCAGGATTTCGGGCACAACATCGGTGGTGGCCGCAGCATCCTCGACCGTGAGCTGCATCGGCTGGGCGTGAGCAGCCTGCCGGTGGACCGGATCGCGGAGCGGCTCGGATTCCGGCAGACCGACGATATGTTTGCCGCGCTCGGCAGCGGCGATGTGTCCACCGCGCAGCTCGCCGGTGCCGTGAGCGACCTGGTACCGCAGGGTGAAGTGCTGCGTCCACGCAGCGAGCGCGCTTCCCGGCGTGTGGATGAGCGTTTTGATGACGGGGTGCGCATTCATGGCGTCGGCAACCTGCTGACGACCATCGCCCGCTGTTGCCGGCCGGTGCCCAGCGACCCCATCGTCGGCTACATTACGCGCGGTCGCGGCGTGACCATACACCGGCAGGACTGCGGCAACATTCTGCGGCTGCAGGGAGACGACCGCGTGCGCCTGATCGAGGTCGACTGGGGCATGGCGTCCGAGCGGACCTACCAGGTCGACATCCTGGTCGAGGCCTACGATCGTTCCGGCCTGCTGCGCGATATCACCGCGCTGCTGTCGAACGAGAAGATCAATCTGAGCGGTGCGAACACCGCAACCGACGAGCAGGAGGGTATCGCTCGCATGGTTCTGACCCTGGAGATCAGGGATATCAGCCAGCTCAGCCGGGTGCTGACCAAGATCGGCCAGCTGTCGAACGTCATTACCGCACGGCGCAAGGTCTGATCGGTACTGGAGTGGACAACGCCCGCGGTGCGGGCATCGTCGTTTGGTGCCCCGGAGACGACTTGAACGTCCGACCTGGCGCTTAGGAGGCGCCCGCTCTATCCAGCTGAGCTACCGGGGCGGGTCTGTACAACAGAGAATTGGTGGAGCCGAGGAGGATCGAACTCCCGACCTATGCATTGCGAACGCATCGCTCTCCCAGCTGAGCTACGGCCCCATTAAACCGCTCGTCGCCGGCTGGCGCAGCATCCCGCCGCGGCGCCGACAGGACTCCATTCTAGCACTGCAGCAGGGTCGGCTGCCAAGAGCGGGCCATGCCGGCGGGCAGGGGATGCCGGGCCGGATGCGCTGGGTTTACGACGGTAACGGCCGGCGGCGGAACAGTTCACTTTCCAGGTCGATGACCTTGTCGGCGATCTGCCGCGTGTTGACCTCGTAGGCATCGTGCGCGATGCGGTTGCGTAGCAACCGGATGCGCCGTGTGTCGATATCGGGTGTGACGGGGTGATGATCTGGCGTCATTTATGTACTGTCCGGGGTGTTAGTATCGGCAGCTGCCCCTGGACAAGCCGCCTGACTTATCATGACTATCGTCCATGGCGCGGCGGGCATTGAGGCGGTTTTTGCGGGTTTGTGCACAAAGCGCGAGATTGGCGGCCGCGCTCCCCCGGCCGGCGTATATCGGGTCGGCGCGCGGCCGCGAGGCGCGTGGATCGGCGCGGCGGCCAGCGCGTGGCCGGATCCCGCTCGCTATCGCCGGATCTTCGAAAAAAACCACTGGAAATCAGCTGCGTGCAACGATCACGCGCCAATTGCGCGTAACTCCGCCCCGGTTATGACATTGCTTTGACATGCATCGCGCCGCTGGTTAACATCCCTTGGAGCGGAGGGGGAGAAAAATAACTTTAACAATGTACGGGTTTTTATAATAATCCCCTGCCGATAACGATATTCGAGCGGGAAATCGAATGCACACAGAACCCAAGGTCCTCGTTATTGAAGCCGATCAGGGCGTCGGTAGCGAGCTGCAAGCCGTACTCAAGTTCATCAATTACTCGCCGCTGTGGGTTGGCCGATGCACGGATTGGCAATCGGCTGCAGGCGACGGGGAAAACGTACTCGCCGTGCTGGTCGGGTCGTGCGGATCGGACCAGATGCTGTCCACACTGCTCGGCGAGATCCACAAGCACGACGAGCATCTGCCCATCTACCTGTTGTCCAGAAAGGGCAAGGAACCCACGGTTGCGATCGATACGGGATCCTGCATCCTCGGCCGGATCGAGCTGCCGGCGAATTACGCCCAACTCACCAGTGCGCTGCATCAGGCCGAGGTATACCGCGAGTCACAGCGCAATACCGGCACCAGTCAGCGTCCGGTCGATCTGTTCCGCAGCCTGGTTGGCAGCAGCCGCGCCATTCAGCAGGTTCGCAAGCTCATCGAGCAGGTTGCCGACAGCGATGCCAACGTGCTCATCCTGGGCGAGTCGGGTACCGGCAAGGAAGTGGTCGCCAGGAACCTGCACTACTATTCGTCGCGTCGTGACAAGCCGTTCGTGCCGGTCAATTGCGGCGCCATCCCGGCCGACCTGCTGGAATCCGAACTATTCGGCCACCAGAAAGGCGCGTTCACCGGCGCCATCAACGATCGCCAGGGCCGTTTCGAGATGGCCGAGGGCGGCACGCTGTTCCTCGACGAAATCGGTGACATGAGCCTGCAGATGCAGGTGAAGATACTGCGCGTGCTGCAGGAGCGGACCTTCGAACGGGTCGGTTCCAACCAGACGCTGAATTCCGATGTGCGCATCATTGCTGCAACCCACCGGAACCTGGAAGAAGCCATCACCAGGGGAGAGTTCCGGGAAGACCTGTTCTACCGGCTCAACGTCTTCCCCATCGAAATGCCGGCCCTGGCCGAGCGGGTCGAGGATATACCGTTGCTGGTGAACGAACTCGTGCGGCGCATCGAATACGAAAACCGCGGTTCGGTCAGACTGACGCCGGGCGCGATCTATGCGCTCTGTCAGTACAGCTGGCCCGGCAACGTCAGGGAATTGGCGAATCTGGTGGAGCGCCTTGCCATACTGCATCCGTTCGGTGTGGTCGATGCCGCGGACCTGCCGGAGAAATTCCGCGACGGCACGGATGAGGTCACTGCGGAGGTTTCCGAGCAATTCATCGATGCACTGGTCGGCTCGCAACTGACTGCCGATGACCTCGATCCGCGGTTGCCGCGTAACGGCATGAATCTCAAGGAACACCTCAGCCACCTCGAAGTCAGCTACATAAAGCAGGCACTGGCCGATTCCGGTGGCGTGGTGGCGCATGCCGCCAAGCGGCTCGGAATGCGCAGGACCACGCTGGTGGAAAAGCTGCGCAAGTACGGTATGCAGCGCCAGGCCTGAACTGGCGCGGCACCTGCGCACGCAAAACTGATCACCTCTCCAAGTGCACGCGCCGGCAGCGCCGTCGGCACGTGCGCTTTATTTGCCTATTACCCTGTGCTAAATTTCGGCAACTACAGCAGTATAAGAATAACAACAGCGTTGGATAACAAATTCAGCAGCACGGGCATCATCCAGATTCGTTTGCAGTAACCGGTCGCCGGGAGGCGGTGACCCGTGGATGTGTGCCTGCGTTCGGCCGGGCTTTGGCGCCAGCATTGCGCCGCACCCGGAGAATAACACCACCGCGAACACACGATGGCTGTGAAACGACCAGAGCTGGGGGAGTATTCGGGCACGCGGGCAGCCGTAAACGGCCGGCATGTCCGTGCCGTCAGCGAACAGCTGGCCAGGGACTACAACTACCTGTTTCGTCTCGCCGAGGATGACACGCGTCTGCTGCAGAAGCATCATGCGCTGCTGGTGACCGCGACCGCCGGATTCGCCGAAAAATTCTACGATTACCTGTTTGACAATCCCGATATCGCGGATGTGCTCTACGCCTACGAGCGTGCAGGCGGCGACGTGGGGATGTATGCGCGCAGTGAGTTGCAGCACCTGGTCAACGCGATCTGTCCCACCGGGCTCAGGGAACGGGTTGCACAGTTGCTCGAGGCCGGGAGACAGCATCAGGAGCGCTGTATCCGGCCCGCATGGTTGATCGGTGCCTATGAACTCTTCATCGACTACCTGCATCACCGGCTGCCGGCACTGATTCCGCTGCATGCCGAGCGTATGGCACTGGAATCCCTGCTGGTCCGGATCCTGCTGCACGATCTCGGACTGACGCTCGAGGGCTACTGGTCTAACGCCAGCGACGAATTGCGCCGCGAACTGGCGCACGAATCCGGCTGCCATGCCCGCACCGAAGAGCTGCTTGCCGGAATACCCTATTACCTGTGGAGCGTCGACGTCGGCACCAATACGATACGCTACGCAAGTTTCCCGCTCCGCATGCTGTATGCGCAGGACATGGATTGCCCGTTTCCCTGCCTGTCCGATACCCATGCCGAGGACGGCGCCAGGTTGCTGTCCGCCTGGCAGGATGCGGTGAATGGCATGGCGTGCCAGATCGAGGCCCGTATGACGCTGGCCGACGCTGCCGAACACTGGTACCGGGTGGCGCTGTATCCTGACAACGACAGCCTGGGGCGTCCGGCCGTGGTGCATTGCGTGCTGGAGGAGTTCGATCGCCAGATTGCGGAACGCAGGCATTTGCAGCAGCTCGCCACTACTGACGCACTGACGGGGTTGCCGAATCGCGCCCTGTGGAACGATCACCTGAATCTCGCGCTGGCCGCTTCGCGCCGGGTGCCGGGTTCGCAGTTCGTGGTGATCTCGCTGGATATCAACCAGTTCAAGATGTACAACGATACGCTGGGGCGCGATGTCGGCGACATCCTGCTGAAAGACATTTCCGAACGGCTGAGTTCCATCGTGCGGGAATCGGATTCGCTGTCGCGACTCGGCGGGGACCAGTTCGGCATCATGCTCCAGCCTGTGCATCATATCAACGAGGCCACCGAACGGGTCATCGCCAAGATACTGGACTGTTTCGACCTGCCGTTCACCTACCGGGACAAGCAACTCTGGGTCAGCCTGACGCTGGGTATTGCCTGTTTCCCCGGCGATGGCGACAGTGAGGAAACGCTGCTGCACAATGCCGAGAGTGCGATGCAGCGGGCCAAGCGCAACGGACTGCCATACCAGTATTTCGATCCGGCCAATGATGTCAGCGCCGTGCAGCAGCTGCGTTACTCGGGACAGATCAAGTCGGCCATCGACAACAACGAGTTCACGCTGCATTACCAACCGCTGGTCGAGCTGCAGACCGCCAGCGTGGTGGGCGCGGAGGCATTGTTGCGCTGGGAACATCCCCTGGAGGGCATGGTCATGCCGCAGCGCATCATACCGGTTGCCGAACAGCTCGGTATGATCACGTCGATCACTGACTGGGTGCTGGTTACCGCACTGCGCCAGTGTCGCAGCTGGCAGCAGGAGGGGCTCGCCATCCCGGTATCGATCAATGTCTCGGCGCGCTCCTTCCAGAACCCGCGCCTGCTCGACAAGATCACCTGGGCGCTGCGGGAGGCGGGTGTGGAGGGGGACTGCCTCGAGATCGAGATTACCGAGGCGACCCTGATGCAGGACATCGAGCGGGCCACCGAGGTGCTCGAACGCCTGAACGATGCAGGTGTCACCATCGCGATCGATGATTTCGGTACCGGCTATTCGTCGCTGTCATATCTCAAGGCACTGCCGATCGATACCCTCAAGATCGACCAGTCCTTCATTCAGGACATCGCCTTCGACCGGCAGGACATCGCCATCGTCCGGACGATCATCGACCTCGGCCATAACCTCGGTTTCAAGGTGGTCGCGGAAGGGGTGGAGAACGTCCGCGCCTGGAACCTGCTCACCAGTCTCGGCTGCGACGTGGCCCAGGGTTTTCATATCAGCCAGCCCGTGGCAGGAACCCGCTTCTCCGCACTGCTCGCTCACGGTGGCCGCCTCCCGCTCTAGCACGGCGACAGCCGACCGACTCCATCCCCTGCCAAACCGTTCCGGATAAGTCATTTTGACGTCATCGCAGTCGCGATCGTCAAAACTGTGACGCAGTTCGGGGAATTTTCGTGACAAGCTGCTAGAAAGAATCTCATTTCAATACATGTAGTTAATGGATTTCTCTGAGTTGGGCCAACTGTTTGTGAAGTTGGTACACAAGTTGCTATCTGAGTTGCAAGCAGGTTTCGACGACGAATCAGCAACAGGTAGCGCAGATGCATGCGGGATATTCAAACCGGACCGGTCGTGGCGGGCTCCATGCGATTGGCTGATCTCAAGCTTGGCAAAGGCGAGGCATGTATGGCGCCGGCGGTCTATCCGCCGGTACAGGTCATCGCATTCACCGGCGGCAAGGGGGGTACCGGCAAATCGAGTATCGCGGTCAATGTCGCACAGGCGCTGAGCAGCGCCGGTCAACGGACGCTCTTGCTCGACGCCGATCTCGGCATGGCCAATATCGACACCCTGCTCGGGATCGACGTCGACTACACGCTCTGCGATGTGCTCAGCGGCGACAAGGCGCTCGGTGACATCCTGACGGCGGGTCCGGACGGCATGCGCCTGATACCGGCAGCCTCGGGGGTAAAGCAGCTGGCCGAGCTGGGCGTCAACGAATGCGCCGGCCTCATGCGCGCTTTCAGCGACCTGGATGAAGCCATCGACACACTTGTCATCGACACGGCCACCGGCATCAGCGAGATCGTCACCAGTTTCTGCCGCGCAGCAACCGATATCGTGATCGTGATCTGCAACGAACCGGCATCGGTCCGTGATGCGGCGGCGCTGATCGCGACCCTGCACCGGCAACATGGCATGGAACGCTTCCATGTGTTGCCCAATATGGTTTCCTGTGCTGCGGAGGCCGGCAAGCTCTTCATGCAGCTGTTAGAGCGTGTCTCCGCCAGCCATGACCTGGTGCTGTCATGCTGCGGCTTTGTGCCGCGTGACGAATTCCTGCAACAGGCGATTGCCCGGCGCCAGACCGTGTTGAGCGCCTTTCCGAACAGCAGTTCCGCCCTGGCGCTGAAGCAGCTTGCCGGCCAGATCATCAAATGGCCGCGGCAGCAGTATGCCGGCGGACATCTCGAGTTTTTTGTCGAACGTCTTATTCAGAACGAAAACAGGTCAATGGAGGTGAGGTCATGAAAGCTAACGCAGCAAAGGCAGCCGCGGAATTCGCATCCAGCAACGAGCTGGTCGTGTTGCACGAACCGCTGGTCAAACGGATCGCCTATCATCTGATGAGTCGCTTGCCCGCCAGCGTTCAGGCCGATGATCTCATACAGGCGGGCATGATCGGCCTGATCGAGGCATCCCGCAAGTTCGATCCCGAACAGGGCGCGAGCTTCGAAACCTATGCCGGCATCCGCATCCGCGGCGCCATGCTCGATGAAATCAGGCGCACCGACTGGACCCCGCGTTCCGTCCATCGCAAGGCCCGCGAGGTTGCCGAGGCGGTGCGCAAGATCGAAAACGAGAAGGGGCGTGATGCGCGCGATGTCGAGGTCGCCCGGGAGATGGGCATTTCCCTCGACGAGTATCACAAGATCCTGCAGGACTCCACGGGCTGTCGCATCTTCAGCTTCGAGGATCCTGGCATGCTGGGCGAGGAGGGCGTGCCGCAATCCGGCCGCCACGTCGATCAGCCCCTCGATAACCTGCAGAAGAATGATTTCAAGCAGGGGCTCGCGGACGAGATCAAGGGCTTGCCGGAGCGCGAGCGGCTGGTCATGGCACTGTACTACGACGAAGAATTGAACCTGCGCGAGATCGGGGAGATCCTGGGTGTCAGTGAATCCCGGGTCTGCCAGATTCACGGCCAGGCGCTGATCCGACTGCGTGCCCGCATGGGTGAGTGGCTTACTGACTAGGCTCCTCGCACTGCACGGGCATGGAGCGGCGTGAAGTCACAGGCAGTTGGTACACGCGTCGTGAAGGCGTGGTGCGCGGTCCCTTTGCAAGCGCCGCCATAACCCGTTACATCTTGCTCGGACGTATCCGCCTCGATGACGAGCTGAGCCGGGACCGGCGTTCCTGGTCGCCCGCCAGCACCCTGACCGGGCTGCTCCCGCACGCGCTGCTCGACCTGGGCAGCTGGGAGGATTATCAGCGCTATATCGAGGCGCGCATGCAGGTCGACGAGCGCCGTTCCGAGCGCCGTCGCGATACCTGTCCCCATTGCCGGCAGGCGCACCGCGAGCGGCGCATGCCCTACGACCGTCGCCGCGGCGAGCTGTTGCTGACGCCCGCACACTTTCCACCTGCGGGACGCGACGCACCCGCGCCTGGCCCGGCGCCCACGCCGCGCCGCCGCACCCTGCTGCTCACCGTACTGCTGGCGATGCTGGTATTCGCGTGGCTGGTGCCGGTTGCGCGCTGAATCACGCGCAGAATTGAAGTGGTGCCGAGGGCGGGAATCGAACCCGCATGGAGTTGCCTCCGCTGGATTTTGAGTCCAGTGCGTCTACCAGTTTCACCACCTCGGCAGCGGGAAGGGGATAGCGTACAAGGCCAGCTAGTATCGGGGAATCACCCCATCGGGGCAAGCGGTAGCCGCATATTCCTGTGCTAACATGCCGCGCCATGCAACGCCGGGATTTCACTTACTCACTGCCCCCAGAGCTGATTGCCGCGTACCCGCCAGCAGTGCGCAGCGCCAGCCGTCTGCTGTGCGTCGATCCGGCGACCGACACACTAGAGGATTGCGGCTTCCGCGATTTCCCCGAACTGCTGCAACCGGCGGATATCGTGGTCTTGAACAACACCCGTGTCATCCCGGCCCGGCTGACCGGGCGCAAGGCCACCGGCGGCAGCGTGGAGGTACTGGTGGAGCGCATCATCGCGCCGCAACGTGCACTCGCACATGTGCGGGCCAGCAAGACACCGCGTGACGGCAGCCGCCTGTTGCTGGCCGAGGCCTTCGAAGTTGAGATCTGCGGCCGCCGCGGCGAGCTGTTCGAACTGGTCTTTCCCGCCGGTGCCACCGTGCTGGAACTGCTGGAGCGGCACGGCCATATCCCGTTGCCACCCTATATCCGCCGTCCGGACGAGAGTTCTGACCGGGAGCGCTACCAGACCGTATATGCCGAGCGGCCGGGTGCGGTTGCCGCACCGACCGCCGGACTGCACTTCGACGCGGCTATCCTGCGCCGGCTTGCCGAGCGCGGCATCGGCACGGCCTGCGTTACCCTGCACGTCGGCGCCGGCACCTTTCAACCGGTGCGGGTCGACAATCTGGACGAGCACGTGATGCACCGCGAGCTTTACGAGGTCGATGCCGCGGCCAGTGCACGGATCAACGCCGCCCGGCAGCAGGGCGGCCGCGTGATCGCCGTCGGTACGACCGTGGTCCGGACCCTGGAATCGGCGTGCCGGGAGGGTCGGCTGATGCCGGGCCAGGGCGAGACGGCGCTGTTTATCCGCCCCGGGTACCGGTTCCAGCTGGTGGATGCACTGCTGACCAATTTTCACCTGCCGGAATCGACCCTGTTGATGCTGGTATGTGCCTTCGCGGGTTACGCCCGCACCCTGCGTGCCTACCGCCATGCGATCGCCGGCGGGTACCGGTTCTTCAGCTACGGAGACGCAATGTTCATCCGCACGCGGGACACTGCGGCCGCGCCGGAGGGCTTGGCATGAGGTTTACCACGACGCACCTCGACGGCGCGGCCCGGCGCGGTGTGCTCGAATTCAGGCGTGGCAAGGTGCAGACGCCGGCCTTCATGCCGGTGGGCACCTATGGCACGGTCAAGGCCATGACCCCCGAGGAGGTCCGTGCCACGGGGGCTGAGATCGTTCTCGGCAACACCTTCCACCTGATGCTGCGGCCCGGAACCGAAATTATCCGCGCGCACGGCACGCTGCACGATTTCATGCACTGGGACGGCCCAATTCTCACGGATTCGGGCGGCTTCCAGGTGTACAGTCTGGGTGCCCTGCGCCGGATCACCGAGGCAGGCGTGGCCTTCAGTTCGCCGGTCAACGGTGACCGCGTGTTT
The window above is part of the Pseudomonadota bacterium genome. Proteins encoded here:
- a CDS encoding RNA polymerase sigma factor FliA, coding for MKANAAKAAAEFASSNELVVLHEPLVKRIAYHLMSRLPASVQADDLIQAGMIGLIEASRKFDPEQGASFETYAGIRIRGAMLDEIRRTDWTPRSVHRKAREVAEAVRKIENEKGRDARDVEVAREMGISLDEYHKILQDSTGCRIFSFEDPGMLGEEGVPQSGRHVDQPLDNLQKNDFKQGLADEIKGLPERERLVMALYYDEELNLREIGEILGVSESRVCQIHGQALIRLRARMGEWLTD
- a CDS encoding sigma-54 dependent transcriptional regulator produces the protein MHTEPKVLVIEADQGVGSELQAVLKFINYSPLWVGRCTDWQSAAGDGENVLAVLVGSCGSDQMLSTLLGEIHKHDEHLPIYLLSRKGKEPTVAIDTGSCILGRIELPANYAQLTSALHQAEVYRESQRNTGTSQRPVDLFRSLVGSSRAIQQVRKLIEQVADSDANVLILGESGTGKEVVARNLHYYSSRRDKPFVPVNCGAIPADLLESELFGHQKGAFTGAINDRQGRFEMAEGGTLFLDEIGDMSLQMQVKILRVLQERTFERVGSNQTLNSDVRIIAATHRNLEEAITRGEFREDLFYRLNVFPIEMPALAERVEDIPLLVNELVRRIEYENRGSVRLTPGAIYALCQYSWPGNVRELANLVERLAILHPFGVVDAADLPEKFRDGTDEVTAEVSEQFIDALVGSQLTADDLDPRLPRNGMNLKEHLSHLEVSYIKQALADSGGVVAHAAKRLGMRRTTLVEKLRKYGMQRQA
- the relA gene encoding GTP diphosphokinase, whose protein sequence is MTEQLHTDPAGSADDQHYQARLEILLADRPEDERRVLARAAHLAYAAHHGQQRVSGEPYYLHVLAVAEILDGLNLDYETLAAAILHDVVEDTDTTLEDITREFGPVIARLVSGVTKMERIGDFQQSLSADSKQQHQAESLRKLLLAMAEDVRVVLIKLADRLHNMRTLQHLDSARRERIARETREIYAPLANRLGIWQIKWELEDLALRHLEPDAYQSLARQLAEKRADREGYIQRVIATLGNELAAAGIKAAISGRPKHINSIWRKMQRKQIDFDQVYDMRAVRILVDEEKDCYAALGVVHGLWRHIPKEFDDYIANPKENLYRSLHTAVVGPEGRALEVQIRTYDMHRHAELGVAAHWRYKEGGGFDAGYEEKIAWLRQLLEWKDEEHSAHDFVDRFKSEAFQERVYVLTPQGRIIDLPQGATPLDFAYAVHTEVGHRCRGAKVNGRIVPLTYQLKNGEQVEVLTARQGKPSRDWLNAHQGYLVTSRAKSRVRAWFKHQDFGHNIGGGRSILDRELHRLGVSSLPVDRIAERLGFRQTDDMFAALGSGDVSTAQLAGAVSDLVPQGEVLRPRSERASRRVDERFDDGVRIHGVGNLLTTIARCCRPVPSDPIVGYITRGRGVTIHRQDCGNILRLQGDDRVRLIEVDWGMASERTYQVDILVEAYDRSGLLRDITALLSNEKINLSGANTATDEQEGIARMVLTLEIRDISQLSRVLTKIGQLSNVITARRKV
- a CDS encoding EAL domain-containing protein, which gives rise to MKRPELGEYSGTRAAVNGRHVRAVSEQLARDYNYLFRLAEDDTRLLQKHHALLVTATAGFAEKFYDYLFDNPDIADVLYAYERAGGDVGMYARSELQHLVNAICPTGLRERVAQLLEAGRQHQERCIRPAWLIGAYELFIDYLHHRLPALIPLHAERMALESLLVRILLHDLGLTLEGYWSNASDELRRELAHESGCHARTEELLAGIPYYLWSVDVGTNTIRYASFPLRMLYAQDMDCPFPCLSDTHAEDGARLLSAWQDAVNGMACQIEARMTLADAAEHWYRVALYPDNDSLGRPAVVHCVLEEFDRQIAERRHLQQLATTDALTGLPNRALWNDHLNLALAASRRVPGSQFVVISLDINQFKMYNDTLGRDVGDILLKDISERLSSIVRESDSLSRLGGDQFGIMLQPVHHINEATERVIAKILDCFDLPFTYRDKQLWVSLTLGIACFPGDGDSEETLLHNAESAMQRAKRNGLPYQYFDPANDVSAVQQLRYSGQIKSAIDNNEFTLHYQPLVELQTASVVGAEALLRWEHPLEGMVMPQRIIPVAEQLGMITSITDWVLVTALRQCRSWQQEGLAIPVSINVSARSFQNPRLLDKITWALREAGVEGDCLEIEITEATLMQDIERATEVLERLNDAGVTIAIDDFGTGYSSLSYLKALPIDTLKIDQSFIQDIAFDRQDIAIVRTIIDLGHNLGFKVVAEGVENVRAWNLLTSLGCDVAQGFHISQPVAGTRFSALLAHGGRLPL
- the queA gene encoding tRNA preQ1(34) S-adenosylmethionine ribosyltransferase-isomerase QueA yields the protein MQRRDFTYSLPPELIAAYPPAVRSASRLLCVDPATDTLEDCGFRDFPELLQPADIVVLNNTRVIPARLTGRKATGGSVEVLVERIIAPQRALAHVRASKTPRDGSRLLLAEAFEVEICGRRGELFELVFPAGATVLELLERHGHIPLPPYIRRPDESSDRERYQTVYAERPGAVAAPTAGLHFDAAILRRLAERGIGTACVTLHVGAGTFQPVRVDNLDEHVMHRELYEVDAAASARINAARQQGGRVIAVGTTVVRTLESACREGRLMPGQGETALFIRPGYRFQLVDALLTNFHLPESTLLMLVCAFAGYARTLRAYRHAIAGGYRFFSYGDAMFIRTRDTAAAPEGLA
- a CDS encoding flagellar biosynthesis anti-sigma factor FlgM, translating into MTPDHHPVTPDIDTRRIRLLRNRIAHDAYEVNTRQIADKVIDLESELFRRRPLPS
- a CDS encoding AAA family ATPase; the encoded protein is MRDIQTGPVVAGSMRLADLKLGKGEACMAPAVYPPVQVIAFTGGKGGTGKSSIAVNVAQALSSAGQRTLLLDADLGMANIDTLLGIDVDYTLCDVLSGDKALGDILTAGPDGMRLIPAASGVKQLAELGVNECAGLMRAFSDLDEAIDTLVIDTATGISEIVTSFCRAATDIVIVICNEPASVRDAAALIATLHRQHGMERFHVLPNMVSCAAEAGKLFMQLLERVSASHDLVLSCCGFVPRDEFLQQAIARRQTVLSAFPNSSSALALKQLAGQIIKWPRQQYAGGHLEFFVERLIQNENRSMEVRS